Sequence from the Qipengyuania gaetbuli genome:
CTGCATCCAGCTGTTCACTGACAGGATCCAGAAGGCCGAGATAAAGGTGCCCACGGCAACCATAAGTGTCGCGGTAAAGTGCAGCCCCTTGCCGACGCGGTTCATGCCGAACAGCATCACGCCGAGGAACCCCGCCTCGAGGAAGAAGGCGGTCAGCACCTCGTAGGCCATGAGCGGCCCGATCACCGGCCCCGCCTTGTCGGAGAACGCCGACCAGTTGGTCCCGAACTGGTAGCTCATGACGATGCCCGACACGACGCCCATGGCAAAGGCGATGGCGAAGATCTTGAGCCAGTACTTGAACAGGTCCTGGTAGACCTGCTTGCCGGTCTTCAGCCAGAGCCCTTCGAGCACCGCGAGGTAGCTCGCCAGCCCGATCGAGAATGCGGGGAAAATGAAGTGGAAGCTCACCGTGAAGGCGAACTGTATCCGGGCGAGCATCAGCGCATCGGCGTTCTCGAACATGATCACCCTATACAGTCACGCCGGCGGCAGTGGGATGAAAGCAATGCACCCGATGGTGCGCGCGGTGCATCACGGCCCGGGCGCAATCAGCCCAGCTTGCCCGGCTTGACCAGCCATTCGCGGCCCTTGAGCATTGCCTCCCAATAGACCTTGGGCAGGATGTCGGCCTTGAGCGTCCACGCGCGCCGGGTCGGCTTGCGCCCGTCGAGCATCCAGTCGGGGAAGCTCGGCAGCAATTTGCCGCCATAGCCGAATTCCGCGAGCACGATCTTGCCGTGCTCCACCGTCAGCGGGCAGCTGCCATAACCGTCATAAAGCGCAGGCAGGGGCTTATCGAGAATGGCCGCGATCAGGTTCTCCGCCACGATCGGCGCCTGCTTACGCGCGGCGGCGGCGGTCTTGGCATTGGGCGTATTGGTGCAATCACCCAGCCCGAAGACATTTTCGAATTTGGTGTGGCGCAAGGTCGCCGGATCGACATCGACCCAGCCGCCGTCTCCTGCGAGCGGGCTGGCCTTGATGAAATCGGGCGCGGTCTGCGGCGGCACGACGTGGATCATGTCGAAATCGACCGTCTTGGTGCCGCTTTCGGTGGCGAAAGTCGCGGTCCTGGCGCCGCCGTCGACGGCAGTCAGCCGCTCGTTGAGGTCGAGCGTGATGCCATAGCGTTCGACATATTCCATCAGCGCGGGGACGTAATCGGCAACTCCGAACAGCACGCCTCCGGCATTGTGGAAGTGCACGTCCATGTCCTTCAGGCAACCCCGCCGCTCCCATTCGGAGCAGGACAGGTACATGGCCTTTTGCGGCGCGCCTGCACATTTGATCGGCATGGGCGGCTGGGTGAACAGCGCCCTGCCCGACCGCGTGCGCTGGACGAGGTCCCAGGTGTAGGGCGCAAGGTCGTAGCGATAATTCGAGGTAACGCCGTTGCGGCCGAGAGTATCGCTCAGCCCCTCGATACCGTCCCAGTCGAGCTTCAGCCCGGCTGCTACCACGAGGAAGATGTAGCCGACCCGGCTTCCGTCCTCGAGCACGACCTCGTTCTTGTGCGGCTCGAAAGCTGTCGCCGCCTGCGAGATCCACGAGACATAGTCGGGCATGACGGCCGCCATGTCGCGCACGGTCTGCGGCGCCTTGAAGATGCCGCCGCCGACCATGGTCCAGCCGGGCTGGTAGTAGTGCTTAGCCGAAGGCTCGATGATGGCGATGCGCAGGCTCGGCTCGCGCTTGTGCAGCGATGCTGCCGTGGCGATTCCCGAAGAGCCGCCACCCACGATGACGACTTCGAATTCGGCTTTGCTTCCTGCCACCGGCCTTCTCCCTGCTATATTAGATAATCCTTATGTATTGGGGCAAGCCTTTGTGCAAGAGGCAAATCAGGGCCTTGCGACTTCCTCGATCGCGCCCCGTGCCTCTTCGCTCGACCAGTCGTAATCGCCGCGCACGCGCCAGACTTCGATGCCCGATGCATCGTATAGCACAGTGGTGGGCAGCGGGGTGTTGTCGTAATGGAAACCCAGCTCGGCGTCGGGGTCCATCCAGGGCTCCAGATAGCCGAACTCGTTTTCCGCAAAGAAAGCGGCGACCTTTTCCTGGCCGTTCAGGTCCTGGCTGACCGTGATGACCTGCAACTGCTCGTCATAGTCGGCGGCCAGCTGGTCCAGCAGCGGCATCTCCTTCTTGCAGGGCGCACACCAGGTGGCCCAGAGATTGAGCAGCACCGGCCGGCCCTGCAGGGCGCCGAGGTTGAGCACGCGGCCATCGAGATCGCGGACATTGGAGGCAGGCATCAGATCGCCTGCATTGCTCCGGTCGATTTCGCCTGTTGCCTGCGCCGAAGCACCGCTTTCTTGCACCGGCTCCGGCTCGCTCCTATCGCAGGCGGAAACGGCAAGACCCAAGGTGACGAGCAGCGTGAGCGAAAAGCGGGACAATCAAGGCTCCAATTCGATGTGGGGCGGCAGGTTCGCCGAAGGACCTAGCGCGATCATGCGCGAAATCAACGCCTCCATTCCCTTCGACAAGGCGCTCTGGCGCGAAGATATCTCGGGCAGTCTCGCCCATGTGGCGATGCTGGCGAAGCAGGGCATCGTCAGCGAGGCGGATGCGGACGCCATCACCAGGGGCCTCAACCAGATCGCCGAGGAATATGCCCGCGACGGCGTGCCCGAGAACTGGGATCTCGAGGACATCCACATGACTGTGGAATCGCGCCTCACCGAAATCGTCGGCCCTGCTGCCGGACGCCTTCACACAGCACGCAGCCGCAACGACCAGGTGGCGACCGACTTCCGCATGTGGGTGCGCGAGGCAACGCGCCGTGCGATCGGCGGGATCGACACGGTGCTGGCCGCGCTGGTGGGGCGGGCGGACGAGCACGCCGGCAGCATCATGCCCGGCTTCACCCACCTCCAGACCGCGCAGCCGGTGACGCTGGGCCATCACCTGCTCGCCTATTTCGAGATGCTGATGCGCGACCGCTCGCGCTTTGCCGACGCGCTGGCGCGGATGGACGAATGCCCGCTCGGCTCGGCCGCGCTAGCTGGAACCGGCTTCGATCTCGACCGCGAAATGACTGCCAGCGCGCTTGGCTTTGCACGCCCGACGCGCAACAGCCTCGATGCCGTGTCGGACCGCGATTTCGCGCTCGATTACCTGATGGCGGCCAGCCAGTGCTCGCTCCACCTCTCGCGCCTCGCGGAAGAATTCATCATCTGGGCAAGCCAGCCCTTCGGCTTCGTCAAGCTGCCCGATACGCTGTCGACCGGCAGCAGCATCATGCCGCAAAAGCGCAATCCCGACGCGGCAGAGCTGGTGCGAGGTCACGCAGGCCGCGTGATCGGATGCGCGACCAGCCTGATGATCACCATGAAGGGTCTCCCGCTCGCCTATTCGAAGGACATGCAGGACGACAAGCCGCCGGTGTTCGAGGCGGCGGGACTGCTCGATCTCAGCCTTGCCGCCATGGCCGGCATGGTCGCCGACAGCGGGTTCGACACTGCGAGGATGCGCAAGGCGGCAGAGGCCGGTCACGCCACCGCGACCGATCTTGCCGACTGGCTGGTGCGGCAGGCGGACATACCCTTCCGCGAGGCGCATCACATCACGGGCGCGGCCGTGAGGCTGGCCGACCAGAAGGGCGTCGCTCTCGATGGGCTGACCATTGCGGACCTCAAGGCCATCGACGAGCGGATCGACGAGCGGGTGTTCGATGCGCTGTCGGTCGATGCCTCGGTCGCCGCGCGCGCTTCCTATGGCGGGACCGCGCCGGTCAGGGTAAGGGAACAAGTCGAAGAGGCCCGCAGGCGGCTGGAGAACATCTGATGCGCACCATTGCCCTTGTCACCGCCCTGCTTCTGCTCGGAGCCTGCGGCCAGAAGGCGCAGCTGAAGCCGCTCGAAGGCAATGCCCTCCCGCCCGCTCCGTTCGGGTCCGAAGTCCGCCCCGATGCGGACGATCTGCTCGAGCTGAAGCCGCAGGCCGCCCCCGAACGCAGCGTTGAACTGCGCACCCGTTCTGAAGAGCGCGAGGACGATCCCTTCGACCTGCCTCCCGAATAGGTTGCGCCCCGGCAAGCAAGCCTTGCTCGACTCGGCCGCGCGGCTTGTGCAGATGCGCTGACCATGGACCACTTCCAGCTTCGTGACGGCGTCCTGCACGCCGAAGACGTGCCGCTTCCGCTCATTGCCGAACAGGTCGGCACGCCCGTCTATGTCTATTCGCGTGCCACGCTCGAACGACACGCGCGCGTGTTCCGCGATGCGCTGTCCGGTGTCGAGAACCCGCACATCGCCTTCGCGGTCAAATCCAATCCCAACCTCGCCGTGCTGCGCGTGCTCGCCAACATGGGATACGGCGCCGATGTCGTGTCGGGCGGCGAACTGACGCGCGCGCTGAAGGCCGGGATGAAGCCGGAAGACATCGTGTTCTCTGGCGTCGGCAAGACCCACGCCGAACTGCTCCAGGGCCTCGAGGAAGGCATCGGCCAGTTCAACATCGAGAGCGAGGAAGAAGGCTACGAACTCGCCGCCATTGCGGCGCGGCACGGCAAGCGCGCGGCCTGCGCCTTGCGGGTGAACCCGGACGTGGATGCGCGCACGCACGAGAAGATCTCGACCGGCAAGCGCGAGAACAAGTTCGGCGTCCCGCTCGACCGGGCAGCCGATATCTATGCGCGCCTGGCACAGGAAGAAGGCCTCGATATGCGCGGCGTGGCCGTGCACATCGGCAGCCAGCTTGCCGACCTCGAGCCGCTGGAAACTGCATTTGGCAAGGTCGGCGCCCTTATCGCCGAATTGCGCGGCCAGGCTTGCACCGTGACCCATGCCGATCTCGGCGGTGGTCTCGGCGTGCCGTACAAGGCGGGCGAGGAACTGCCCTCCCCGGCGGAATATGGCGAGATGGTCGCGCGCGTGACCAAAGGCTGGGGCGTCCAGCTGATGTTCGAACCGGGCCGCGTCATCGCGGGCAATGCCGGCATCCTGCTGACCCGGGTAATCCGCTCCAAGCGAAGCGGCAACGGCCCACCCTTCGTGGTGGTCGATGCGGCCATGAACGACCTCGCACGTCCGGCAATGTACGGCGCATGGCACGATTTCGACGCGGTGGAGCCGACCGGCGACCGGATGACCGCGCATATCGTCGGCCCTATCTGCGAGACGGGCGATACCTTCGCCATGGACCGCGAATGCGATGCGCTGGTCGCAGGCGACCTTGCCGTGTTCCGCACCGCCGGCGCCTATGGCGCGACCATGGCCTCGTCCTACAATTCGCGTGGCTTCGTGGCCGAAGTGCTGGTGGATGGCGACAAATTCGCTGTCGTGGCCGATCGCATCGCCGCCAGCGCGATCATGGATGCCGAGCGCGTGCCGGAGTGGCTCGCCTGATGCTGCATTCGCTGCCCCTGTTCCACCGGATCGCGGGGCAGCGGGTGGTGGTCGTGGGCAACGGCGACATGGCCGATGCGAAGGCGAGGCTCGTGGAACGGGCGGGCGGCATTCCTTGCGGGGAAACCGAAGCGCATCACGCACGCCTCGCTTTCGTGGCGCTGGAGGACGAGCGCGCGGCTGAGGCAGCAGCCCTGCGGCTGAAGCGGGCGGGCCTGCTCGTGAACGTCGCCGACCGCCCGGACCTGTGCGATTTCACCCTGCCGAGCGTGCTTGAGCGCGGCGACGTGCTCGTGGCGGTGAGCACCGGCGGCGCATCGGCGGGTCTTGCCAAGCACTTGCGGCTGCGGCTCGAGCGCTTGCTGCCCCAATCGCTGGGACCGTTGGCCGCGGCTCTCTCCACGGCCCGCGACCGCATCCGCGACCGGTTTCCCCGTAGTGACGACAGGCGCCGGGCAATCGATGCCGCGCTCTCGCAAGGCGGCCCGCTCGACCCGATGGCGGAAGGCAGCGATACAAGGCTCGACCAATGGCTCGAAAGCGGAGAGACGCCGGAACCCCGTGCCGTGCTGGAAATCATTCTGACGAGTGACGATCCCGAAGACCTGACCTTGCGACAGGCGCGCGCGCTGGGTGAGGCCGACACGGTGATGCACGATGCGGGCGTCGCCGAAGCCATTCTCGTGCGGGCACGCGCCGATGCGGCAAGAGTGCTCTTGCCAGCAGACCCGCCGCCTGAAGGGCGGACGGTCGTCCTGAGGAAAGGCTAGAGCGCCGCTGCCAATGGCGCCGCAACAGCGGCCCGGGTCTCCGCGAAGTAACGGGCCATCGCGTCCGCCGTGTCGTCCGACAACGCAATGTGGGCCCGGCGGCGGTCCATATGGTCGGGAATGCGCAGCAAAAGCCCCATCTCCACCATCTGCGAAATCCAGCGCAGGGCGGTGGTCGCCGGAACGCCGGCAGCAATACAGAGCGAAGTGACCGAAACCCGTTTCCGCTCCGCCCGCGCGGCAGCAAGGTCGAGCAGGATGTCCCAGGCGGGATCAGCGAAAAGTTCGGGATCGAAAAAGCGCGCCCGTGCCTGCCGGTTGCGGATGACCGCACGGATGACCGAGGCATCGGGCAAGGCCGGACGCGGCGATGCACCGCCATGCGCGACATATTCGTCTCCGGCTGCGCGCCACGCATCGGCAGCCGCTTCCAGCCGAAAGGCACCACCGCCTGCCCGCTGCCCGGGCGAAAGCCGTTCGAGCCGTTCGGCCATCTTGCCGACCTGCTCTGTCAGCCTGAGCAGCATCAGGCGATCTTCTTCGGCCAATTCGCGCAGGCGAAGGTTCGGGACGTGGGCGAGCACCCGGCCGATCGCGACGATACGTTCCGCCCGGCCCGGGTCCACCAGGATTTGCGCGCCCGACATGGCGAAGCAGCCGAACACGGTGTCGAGCGCGTCCATGCCGGTCGACACGACCAGTTGCGCACCGGATTTGCCCGCGCGCATATCGAGCCGCGAAAGAAGCGCCATCACGCCGCCATCGGCCGCCACGCAGTCGACCAGCACCAGGTCGCCGAGCGATCCGACAGACCCGCTGGCGTATTCGTCGAGCCCGCAGCATTCCATTACGCGGAAACCGGCCGCCACCGCATCTTCCCGCATCTGTTCGCGAAGGGCATCACGGTCGGCAAGAATGGTCACACCCAGCTGGCATCCGGCACCGTCGCACACCGGTTCGTAGGAAAAGTCCGCCTGCATGGAATCACCTTTCGAGGGTCTGATTGGCGAACGTAGGTAGAACAAATAGTGACCGTGTCAAGAATTTCAGCGATTTGCGGATTTCGATTGAACCTTTTGGCGCCAGCCTGCGACTAAAGGGTCATGGCAGGACGGGCGACAGGACAGGGCGATGCCGAAAGGCTGTATGACGAGTTGCTCGTCACGCTGGTCCAGTCCGGCGACCGCGCGGCCGGAGAGCGGCTGGCGCGCCGCTGGCAACCCCGGCTCGCCCGGTCGGCCAGGCGCGTGTTGCGCAGTGACGAGATGGCTTTGGTGGCAGTGCAGGACACATGGATTTCGATCCTGCGCGGTATCGGCGGCTTGCGCGAGCCGTCCCGCTTTGCTCCTTGGGCGTTCGGCATCCTGCGGCGGCGCTGCATCGACCGGATACGCAGCGCGCAAAACAGGCGGAGCCACGAGGCGGCAGGCGAGGTGGAACACTCCCTCCCGGCGGTTGCCGACGAGCGGGTTGCCATCGACCAGGCCTTTGCCGCGCTGTCGCCCGACCAGCGGCTCGCCGCACAACTTCACTTCGTCGAGGGCCTGACCCTCGCCGAGATCGCCGCCGTCC
This genomic interval carries:
- a CDS encoding FAD/NAD(P)-binding oxidoreductase is translated as MAGSKAEFEVVIVGGGSSGIATAASLHKREPSLRIAIIEPSAKHYYQPGWTMVGGGIFKAPQTVRDMAAVMPDYVSWISQAATAFEPHKNEVVLEDGSRVGYIFLVVAAGLKLDWDGIEGLSDTLGRNGVTSNYRYDLAPYTWDLVQRTRSGRALFTQPPMPIKCAGAPQKAMYLSCSEWERRGCLKDMDVHFHNAGGVLFGVADYVPALMEYVERYGITLDLNERLTAVDGGARTATFATESGTKTVDFDMIHVVPPQTAPDFIKASPLAGDGGWVDVDPATLRHTKFENVFGLGDCTNTPNAKTAAAARKQAPIVAENLIAAILDKPLPALYDGYGSCPLTVEHGKIVLAEFGYGGKLLPSFPDWMLDGRKPTRRAWTLKADILPKVYWEAMLKGREWLVKPGKLG
- a CDS encoding winged helix DNA-binding protein yields the protein MQADFSYEPVCDGAGCQLGVTILADRDALREQMREDAVAAGFRVMECCGLDEYASGSVGSLGDLVLVDCVAADGGVMALLSRLDMRAGKSGAQLVVSTGMDALDTVFGCFAMSGAQILVDPGRAERIVAIGRVLAHVPNLRLRELAEEDRLMLLRLTEQVGKMAERLERLSPGQRAGGGAFRLEAAADAWRAAGDEYVAHGGASPRPALPDASVIRAVIRNRQARARFFDPELFADPAWDILLDLAAARAERKRVSVTSLCIAAGVPATTALRWISQMVEMGLLLRIPDHMDRRRAHIALSDDTADAMARYFAETRAAVAAPLAAAL
- the argH gene encoding argininosuccinate lyase; protein product: MWGGRFAEGPSAIMREINASIPFDKALWREDISGSLAHVAMLAKQGIVSEADADAITRGLNQIAEEYARDGVPENWDLEDIHMTVESRLTEIVGPAAGRLHTARSRNDQVATDFRMWVREATRRAIGGIDTVLAALVGRADEHAGSIMPGFTHLQTAQPVTLGHHLLAYFEMLMRDRSRFADALARMDECPLGSAALAGTGFDLDREMTASALGFARPTRNSLDAVSDRDFALDYLMAASQCSLHLSRLAEEFIIWASQPFGFVKLPDTLSTGSSIMPQKRNPDAAELVRGHAGRVIGCATSLMITMKGLPLAYSKDMQDDKPPVFEAAGLLDLSLAAMAGMVADSGFDTARMRKAAEAGHATATDLADWLVRQADIPFREAHHITGAAVRLADQKGVALDGLTIADLKAIDERIDERVFDALSVDASVAARASYGGTAPVRVREQVEEARRRLENI
- a CDS encoding RNA polymerase sigma factor, with amino-acid sequence MAGRATGQGDAERLYDELLVTLVQSGDRAAGERLARRWQPRLARSARRVLRSDEMALVAVQDTWISILRGIGGLREPSRFAPWAFGILRRRCIDRIRSAQNRRSHEAAGEVEHSLPAVADERVAIDQAFAALSPDQRLAAQLHFVEGLTLAEIAAVQDVPLGTAKTRLFHARQKLKAALEGDDT
- a CDS encoding bifunctional precorrin-2 dehydrogenase/sirohydrochlorin ferrochelatase — translated: MLHSLPLFHRIAGQRVVVVGNGDMADAKARLVERAGGIPCGETEAHHARLAFVALEDERAAEAAALRLKRAGLLVNVADRPDLCDFTLPSVLERGDVLVAVSTGGASAGLAKHLRLRLERLLPQSLGPLAAALSTARDRIRDRFPRSDDRRRAIDAALSQGGPLDPMAEGSDTRLDQWLESGETPEPRAVLEIILTSDDPEDLTLRQARALGEADTVMHDAGVAEAILVRARADAARVLLPADPPPEGRTVVLRKG
- a CDS encoding TlpA disulfide reductase family protein produces the protein MSRFSLTLLVTLGLAVSACDRSEPEPVQESGASAQATGEIDRSNAGDLMPASNVRDLDGRVLNLGALQGRPVLLNLWATWCAPCKKEMPLLDQLAADYDEQLQVITVSQDLNGQEKVAAFFAENEFGYLEPWMDPDAELGFHYDNTPLPTTVLYDASGIEVWRVRGDYDWSSEEARGAIEEVARP
- the lysA gene encoding diaminopimelate decarboxylase; its protein translation is MDHFQLRDGVLHAEDVPLPLIAEQVGTPVYVYSRATLERHARVFRDALSGVENPHIAFAVKSNPNLAVLRVLANMGYGADVVSGGELTRALKAGMKPEDIVFSGVGKTHAELLQGLEEGIGQFNIESEEEGYELAAIAARHGKRAACALRVNPDVDARTHEKISTGKRENKFGVPLDRAADIYARLAQEEGLDMRGVAVHIGSQLADLEPLETAFGKVGALIAELRGQACTVTHADLGGGLGVPYKAGEELPSPAEYGEMVARVTKGWGVQLMFEPGRVIAGNAGILLTRVIRSKRSGNGPPFVVVDAAMNDLARPAMYGAWHDFDAVEPTGDRMTAHIVGPICETGDTFAMDRECDALVAGDLAVFRTAGAYGATMASSYNSRGFVAEVLVDGDKFAVVADRIAASAIMDAERVPEWLA